A section of the Lepus europaeus isolate LE1 chromosome 10, mLepTim1.pri, whole genome shotgun sequence genome encodes:
- the ELFN2 gene encoding protein phosphatase 1 regulatory subunit 29, which yields MLRLGLCAAALLCVCRPGGVRADCWLIEGDKGYVWLAICSQNQPPYETIPQHINSTVHDLRLNENKLKAVLYSSLNRFGNLTDLNLTKNEISYIEDGAFLGQSSLQVLQLGYNRLSNLTEGMLRGMSRLQFLFVQHNLIELVTPAAFSECPGLISIDLSSNRLSRLDGATFASLASLMVCELAGNPFNCECDLFGFLAWLVIFNNVTKNYDRLQCESPREFAGYPLLVPRPYHSLNAITVLQAKCRNGSLPARPVSHPTPYSTDAQREPDENSGFNPDEILSVEPPASSTTDASAGPAIKLHAVTFTSATLVVTIPHPYSKMYVLVQYNSSYFSDVMTLKNKKEIVTLDKLRAHTEYTFCVTSLRNSRRFNHTCLTFTTRDPVPGDLAPSTSTTTHYIMTILGCLFGMVIVLGAVYYCLRKRRLQEEKHKAVNVKKTILEMRYGADVDAGSIVHAAQKLGEPPVLPVARMASIPSMIGEKLPAAKGLEPGLDTPKVATKGNYIEVRTGAGGDGLARPEDDLPDLENGQGSAAEISTIAKEVDKVNQIINNCIDALKLDSASFLGGGGGGGADPELAFECQSLPAGGAAAVAAAAASAAAPGALERPSFLSPPYKETSHHPLQRQLSADAAVARKTCSVSSSGSIKSAKVFSLDVPDHLAAAGLAKGDSKYIEKGSPLNSPLDRLPLVPAGSGGGGGGGGGGGIHHLAVKPAFHCSEHRHSFPALYYEEGADSLSQRVSFLKPLARSKRDSAYSQLSPRHYYSGYSSSPEYSSESTHKIWERFRPYKKHHREEVYMAAGHALRKKVQFAKDEDLHDILDYWKGVSAQQKL from the coding sequence ATGCTACGCCTGGGGCTGTGCGCAGCAgcgctgctgtgtgtgtgccggCCGGGCGGCGTGCGCGCCGACTGCTGGCTGATTGAGGGCGACAAGGGCTACGTGTGGCTGGCCATCTGTAGCCAGAACCAGCCGCCCTACGAGACCATCCCGCAGCACATCAACAGCACCGTGCACGACCTGCGGCTCAACGAGAACAAGCTCAAGGCCGTGCTCTACTCCTCGCTCAACCGCTTCGGGAACCTCACCGACCTCAACCTCACCAAGAACGAGATCTCCTACATCGAGGACGGCGCCTTCCTGGGCCAGTCCAGTCTGCAGGTGCTACAGCTGGGCTACAACAGGCTGAGCAACCTGACCGAGGGCATGTTGCGGGGCATGAGCCGCCTGCAGTTCCTGTTCGTGCAGCACAACCTCATCGAGCTGGTGACGCCCGCCGCCTTCTCCGAGTGCCCCGGCCTCATCAGCATCGACCTGTCCTCCAACCGCCTCAGCCGCCTCGACGGCGCCACCTTCGCCAGCCTGGCCAGCCTCATGGTGTGCGAGCTGGCCGGCAACCCCTTCAACTGCGAGTGTGACCTCTTCGGCTTCCTGGCCTGGCTGGTGATCTTCAACAACGTCACCAAGAACTACGACCGCCTGCAGTGCGAGTCGCCGCGGGAGTTCGCCGGCTACCCGCTGCTCGTGCCCCGGCCCTACCACAGCCTCAACGCCATCACCGTGCTGCAGGCCAAGTGTCGCAACGGCTCGCTGCCCGCCCGGCCCGTGAGCCACCCCACGCCCTACTCCACCGACGCCCAGCGCGAGCCCGATGAGAACTCCGGCTTCAACCCCGACGAGATCCTCTCGGTGGAGCCACCCGCCTCGTCCACCACGGACGCGTCGGCCGGGCCCGCCATCAAGCTGCACGCCGTGACCTTCACCTCGGCCACCCTGGTGGTCACCATCCCCCACCCCTACAGCAAGATGTACGTCCTGGTGCAGTACAACAGCAGCTACTTCTCTGACGTCATGACGCTCAAGAACAAGAAGGAGATCGTGACGCTGGACAAGCTGCGCGCGCATACCGAGTACACCTTCTGCGTCACCTCCCTGCGCAACAGCCGCCGCTTCAACCACACCTGCCTGACCTTCACCACGCGGGACCCCGTCCCCGGCGACCTGGCGCCCAGCACCTCCACCACCACGCACTACATCATGACCATCCTGGGCTGCCTCTTCGGCATGGTCATCGTGCTGGGCGCCGTCTACTACTGCCTGCGCAAGCGGCGCCTGCAGGAGGAGAAGCACAAGGCCGTGAACGTCAAGAAGACCATCCTGGAGATGCGCTACGGCGCCGACGTGGACGCCGGCTCCATCGTGCACGCGGCGCAGAAGCTGGGCGAGCCGCCCGTGCTGCCCGTGGCCCGCATGGCCTCCATCCCCTCCATGATCGGCGAGAAGCTGCCCGCCGCCAAGGGGCTCGAGCCGGGGCTGGACACGCCCAAGGTGGCCACCAAGGGCAACTACATCGAGGTACGCACCGGCGCAGGCGGGGACGGCCTGGCCCGGCCCGAGGATGACCTCCCAGACCTGGAGAACGGCCAGGGCTCGGCGGCCGAGATCTCCACCATCGCCAAGGAGGTGGACAAGGTCAACCAGATCATCAACAACTGCATCGACGCCCTCAAGCTGGACTCGGCCTCCTTCCTGgggggcggcggtggcggcggtgcGGACCCCGAGCTGGCCTTTGAGTGCCAGTCCCTCCCGGCAGGGGGGGCTGCCGccgtggccgccgccgccgcctcggctgctgcccctggggccctggagcGGCCCAGCTTCCTCTCGCCTCCCTACAAGGAGACCTCCCACCACCCGCTGCAGCGCCAGCTCAGCGCCGACGCCGCCGTGGCCCGCAAGACCTGCAGCGTGTCCTCCAGCGGCTCCATCAAGAGCGCCAAGGTCTTCAGCCTGGACGTGCCCGACCACCTGGCCGCCGCGGGGCTGGCCAAGGGCGACTCCAAGTACATCGAGAAGGGCAGCCCGCTCAACAGCCCGCTGGACCGGCTCCCGCTGGTGCCCGCGGgcagcggtggcggcggcggcggcggcgggggcgggggcatcCACCACCTGGCCGTGAAGCCGGCCTTCCACTGCAGCGAGCACCGGCACAGCTTCCCCGCCCTGTACTACGAGGAGGGCGCCGACAGCCTGAGCCAGCGCGTGTCCTTCCTCAAGCCGCTGGCCCGTTCCAAGCGAGACTCCGCCTACTCGCAGCTCTCCCCCAGACACTACTACTCAGGGTACTCGTCCAGCCCCGAGTACTCTTCGGAGAGCACGCACAAGATCTGGGAGCGCTTCCGGCCCTACAAGAAGCACCATCGTGAGGAGGTGTACATGGCCGCCGGCCACGCCCTGCGCAAGAAGGTCCAGTTCGCCAAGGACGAGGACCTGCACGACATCCTGGATTACTGGAAGGGGGTCTCGGCCCAGCAGAAGCTGTGA